A window of the Streptomyces sp. Ag109_O5-10 genome harbors these coding sequences:
- a CDS encoding FHA domain-containing protein — MAERPVASTAPELVLETDTGSTVMSPGRDYHVGRDPLSDIVIDDARVSWHHAVLRPDDGHWTLEDEQSTNGTYADGRRIREWEVGPGTVIRFGSPADGPSAVLSGRPAPAADRPSVVSMPSRTGTFRQPSSVMRLPARTVRIGRAVDNDIVVDDLIVSRHHAELRSDPDGSHEIVDLDSHNGTYLNGRAVTRALLGPRDVVGIGHSAFCLVDGELQEYVDTGEVSLDVQELTVAVDHGRKILLDHVSFPVGEKCLLAVVGPSGAGKSTLLNALTGQRPAEHGTVLYDGRDLYRDYAELRQRIGLVPQDDILHVQLTVRSALTYAAELRFPEDTAKAERRHRVDEVIRELGLEQRAEQPVHSLSGGQRKRVSVALELLTKPSLLFLDEPTSGLDPGMDRSVMNMLRGLADDGRTVIVVTHSVLSLDVCDRLLVLAPGGRTAYFGPPGDALGFFGFQEWPEAFEAFERDTGRDWAGEYRASSYHRKYIVNSSAQPVLPRSGPVAAAPPPPRPRSWGAQFSTLVRRYTAALAADRTFLAIMIGLPFVMGAMARAVAGNKLTFDTATNALLTLCVGGVLTGAANAVRELVKERVIYQRERAVGLPRSAYVMSKVVVLGAITVLQAIVLTQVGLAGVDLNAPGGQGVLMPPLLEITLAVAVLSFTAMMLGLLISALVRKEEVTMPLLVLLTVVQVVFCGTLLKLNGVPGLEQLAWLVPSRWALGAMAGTVDLHRIVPGTLTADPLFRHSAGVWLRNMVMLMVLAAVFGCALSRLLRRHEPAVMRK, encoded by the coding sequence ATGGCGGAGCGGCCGGTCGCCTCGACGGCGCCCGAACTCGTCCTGGAGACGGACACGGGATCCACGGTGATGAGCCCGGGCCGCGACTACCACGTCGGGCGGGACCCGTTGAGCGACATCGTCATCGACGATGCCCGGGTCTCGTGGCACCACGCGGTGCTGCGGCCCGACGACGGGCACTGGACGCTGGAGGACGAGCAGAGCACCAACGGCACCTACGCCGACGGCCGCCGCATCCGGGAGTGGGAGGTCGGACCGGGCACGGTGATCCGCTTCGGCAGCCCCGCCGACGGGCCGTCCGCCGTCCTGAGCGGCCGCCCGGCACCCGCCGCCGACCGCCCCTCCGTCGTCTCCATGCCCTCGAGGACCGGCACCTTCCGGCAGCCCTCCTCGGTGATGCGGCTCCCCGCCCGCACGGTCCGCATCGGACGCGCCGTCGACAACGACATCGTCGTCGACGACCTGATCGTCTCCCGCCACCACGCCGAACTGCGCAGCGACCCCGACGGCAGCCACGAGATCGTCGACCTCGACAGCCACAACGGCACCTACCTCAACGGCCGCGCCGTCACCCGCGCGCTGCTCGGCCCCCGGGACGTCGTCGGCATCGGCCACTCCGCGTTCTGCCTGGTCGACGGCGAGCTGCAGGAGTACGTCGACACCGGTGAGGTCTCCCTCGACGTCCAGGAACTCACCGTCGCCGTCGACCACGGCCGCAAGATCCTGCTGGACCACGTCTCCTTCCCGGTCGGCGAGAAGTGCCTGCTGGCGGTGGTCGGACCGAGCGGCGCCGGCAAGTCCACCCTGCTCAACGCCCTCACCGGCCAGCGCCCCGCCGAGCACGGCACCGTCCTCTACGACGGCCGCGACCTCTACCGCGACTACGCCGAACTGCGCCAGCGCATCGGACTGGTCCCCCAGGACGACATCCTGCACGTCCAGCTGACCGTGCGCAGCGCCCTCACCTACGCCGCCGAACTGCGCTTCCCCGAGGACACCGCGAAGGCCGAGCGCCGGCACCGGGTCGACGAGGTCATCCGGGAACTGGGCCTCGAACAGCGCGCCGAGCAGCCCGTGCACAGCCTCTCCGGCGGACAGCGCAAGCGGGTCAGCGTCGCCCTGGAACTGCTCACGAAACCGTCCCTGCTCTTCCTGGACGAGCCGACCTCCGGACTCGACCCCGGCATGGACCGCTCGGTGATGAACATGCTGCGCGGACTCGCCGACGACGGCCGCACCGTCATCGTCGTCACCCACAGCGTGCTCAGCCTCGACGTCTGCGACCGCCTGCTCGTGCTCGCACCGGGCGGCCGGACCGCCTACTTCGGGCCGCCCGGCGACGCCCTCGGCTTCTTCGGGTTCCAGGAGTGGCCGGAGGCGTTCGAGGCGTTCGAGCGGGACACCGGCCGGGACTGGGCGGGGGAGTACCGCGCCTCGTCGTACCACCGCAAGTACATCGTGAACTCCAGCGCGCAGCCGGTGCTGCCGCGCTCCGGGCCGGTGGCGGCGGCGCCACCGCCGCCCAGGCCGCGCAGCTGGGGCGCCCAGTTCTCGACGCTGGTACGCCGCTACACGGCCGCGCTCGCCGCCGACCGGACCTTCCTCGCCATCATGATCGGGCTGCCGTTCGTGATGGGCGCCATGGCCCGCGCCGTCGCCGGCAACAAGCTCACCTTCGACACCGCGACCAACGCCCTGCTCACCCTGTGCGTGGGCGGCGTGCTGACCGGCGCGGCCAACGCCGTGCGCGAACTGGTCAAGGAACGGGTCATCTACCAGCGCGAGAGAGCCGTCGGCCTGCCCAGATCGGCGTACGTGATGTCGAAGGTCGTCGTCCTCGGTGCCATCACCGTGCTCCAGGCGATCGTGCTCACCCAGGTCGGCCTGGCCGGCGTCGACCTCAACGCGCCCGGCGGCCAGGGGGTGCTGATGCCGCCCCTGCTGGAGATCACCCTCGCCGTGGCCGTGCTCTCCTTCACCGCGATGATGCTCGGCCTGCTGATCTCCGCGCTGGTCCGCAAGGAGGAGGTGACGATGCCGCTCCTTGTGCTGCTCACCGTCGTCCAGGTCGTCTTCTGCGGGACCCTGCTGAAGCTGAACGGCGTGCCGGGTCTCGAACAGCTCGCCTGGCTGGTGCCCTCGCGGTGGGCGCTCGGTGCCATGGCCGGCACCGTCGACCTGCACCGGATCGTGCCCGGCACCCTCACCGCCGACCCCCTCTTCCGGCACTCGGCGGGCGTCTGGCTGCGGAACATGGTCATGCTGATGGTGCTGGCGGCCGTCTTCGGCTGTGCGCTGTCCCGGCTGCTGCGCCGCCACGAACCGGCCGTGATGCGGAAGTAG
- a CDS encoding nuclear transport factor 2 family protein translates to MSVNTDRYQTAAARYFEAWNATEPEARGKAVAAAWAPEGGYTDPLADVSGHAQITAVIAAVHEQFPGFVFRPLGVVDGHHDTARFGWELVNEAEGSAPVAGFDVITLSEDGRILRVLGFLDRVPAGA, encoded by the coding sequence ATGTCCGTGAACACCGACCGTTACCAGACCGCCGCCGCCCGCTACTTCGAGGCCTGGAACGCCACCGAGCCGGAGGCGCGGGGCAAGGCGGTCGCGGCGGCCTGGGCGCCGGAGGGCGGTTACACCGACCCGCTCGCGGATGTCTCCGGACATGCGCAGATCACGGCCGTGATCGCGGCGGTGCACGAGCAGTTCCCGGGTTTCGTCTTCCGTCCGCTCGGGGTCGTCGACGGCCACCACGACACGGCCCGCTTCGGCTGGGAGCTGGTGAACGAGGCGGAGGGCTCGGCTCCGGTGGCCGGTTTTGACGTGATCACACTCAGTGAGGACGGCCGGATCCTCCGGGTCCTGGGCTTCCTGGACCGGGTTCCGGCCGGAGCGTGA
- the mgrA gene encoding L-glyceraldehyde 3-phosphate reductase — MYTAHPDRYADMPYRRSGRSGLKLPALSLGLWHNFGPDRPVTTQRAILRRAFDLGVTHFDLANNYGPPPGAAESAFGEALRADFAAYRDELVISTKAGYLMWPGPYGEWGSRKYVLSSLDQSLTRMGLDYVDIFYSHRPDPETPLEETMGALHSAVQQGKALYVGISNYSAEQTREAARILGELGTPLLIHQPRYSMLDRRPETEGLLDALDELQVGSIVFSPLEQGLLTGRYLDGIPEGSRAASGSPFLNSDAVTADLVAQLRDLDEVAKGRGQTLAQLALAWVLRGGRVTSALIGASSPQQVEDCVGAIRNLDFDAEELVRIDAIINR, encoded by the coding sequence TTGTACACCGCACACCCCGACCGCTACGCCGACATGCCGTACCGCCGCAGCGGCCGCAGCGGCCTGAAGCTCCCCGCGCTGTCGCTCGGCCTGTGGCACAACTTCGGGCCCGACCGGCCCGTGACGACCCAGCGCGCCATCCTGCGCCGTGCCTTCGACCTCGGCGTCACCCACTTCGACCTCGCCAACAACTACGGCCCGCCGCCCGGCGCCGCCGAGTCCGCGTTCGGCGAGGCCCTCCGCGCGGACTTCGCGGCCTACCGCGACGAGCTGGTCATCTCCACCAAGGCCGGCTACCTGATGTGGCCCGGGCCGTACGGCGAGTGGGGTTCGCGGAAGTACGTGCTGTCCTCGCTCGACCAGTCCCTGACCCGGATGGGCCTGGACTACGTGGACATCTTCTACTCGCACCGCCCGGACCCGGAGACTCCCCTGGAGGAGACGATGGGCGCCCTGCACTCCGCGGTCCAGCAGGGCAAGGCGCTCTACGTCGGCATCTCCAACTACTCGGCGGAGCAGACCCGCGAGGCCGCCCGGATCCTCGGGGAGCTCGGCACGCCGCTCCTCATCCACCAGCCGCGCTACTCGATGCTCGACCGCCGCCCGGAGACGGAGGGCCTGCTGGACGCCCTCGACGAGCTGCAGGTCGGCTCGATCGTCTTCTCCCCGCTGGAGCAGGGCCTGCTCACCGGCCGCTACCTCGACGGCATCCCGGAGGGGTCGCGGGCCGCGAGCGGCAGCCCGTTCCTGAACTCGGACGCGGTCACCGCGGACCTGGTCGCCCAGCTGCGCGACCTCGACGAGGTGGCCAAGGGCCGCGGCCAGACCCTGGCCCAGCTGGCCCTGGCCTGGGTGCTGCGCGGCGGCCGGGTGACCTCCGCGCTGATCGGCGCGAGCAGCCCACAGCAGGTCGAGGACTGCGTCGGCGCCATCCGGAACCTCGACTTCGACGCGGAGGAGCTGGTGCGGATCGACGCGATCATCAACCGGTGA
- a CDS encoding LysR substrate-binding domain-containing protein has protein sequence MELRHLQHFVAVAEDQHFTRAAERLMVSQSGLSASIRALERELRAPLFVRTTRRVTLTEAGRALLGEAERILAQVRSAHEAVAAVQGVLRGTLALGTEQCIAGVHVAGLLAAFRRRHPDVEIRLRQAGSGALAEEVGAGRLDLAFAYRTQDDTDQLRSVSLTAEPMTVLCHPSHRLATAGPAVTPEDLGGEVFVDFHPDWGPRRSTDVAFAEAGVRRTVALEVNDVHSLLDLVDENLGIAVVPRHFRHKRPTLTALALKDTDETAYETVALLPPESATSPAARALITLLETGGLATPLDGPCPS, from the coding sequence ATGGAACTGCGCCACCTCCAGCACTTCGTCGCCGTCGCCGAGGACCAGCACTTCACCCGGGCCGCCGAGCGGCTCATGGTGTCCCAGTCCGGTCTGTCGGCCTCCATCCGGGCCCTGGAGCGGGAGCTGCGGGCGCCGCTGTTCGTGCGCACGACCCGCCGCGTGACGCTGACCGAGGCGGGCCGGGCGCTGCTCGGCGAGGCGGAGCGGATCCTCGCCCAGGTGCGCTCCGCGCACGAGGCGGTGGCCGCGGTGCAGGGCGTGCTGCGCGGGACGCTGGCGCTGGGCACCGAGCAGTGCATCGCCGGGGTGCACGTGGCGGGGCTGCTCGCCGCTTTCCGGCGCCGCCACCCGGACGTGGAGATCCGGTTGCGACAGGCCGGTTCGGGCGCGCTCGCCGAGGAGGTGGGGGCGGGCCGGCTCGACCTGGCCTTCGCCTACCGCACCCAGGACGACACCGATCAGCTGCGTTCGGTGTCCCTGACCGCCGAGCCGATGACCGTGCTCTGCCATCCCAGCCACCGGCTGGCGACGGCGGGCCCGGCCGTGACCCCGGAGGACCTGGGCGGGGAGGTGTTCGTCGACTTCCACCCGGACTGGGGCCCGCGCCGCTCGACCGACGTGGCCTTCGCCGAGGCGGGCGTGCGGCGTACGGTCGCCCTCGAGGTGAACGACGTGCACAGTCTCCTCGACCTGGTCGACGAGAACCTCGGCATCGCCGTCGTACCCCGGCACTTCCGCCACAAGCGCCCCACGCTGACCGCGCTCGCGCTCAAGGACACCGACGAGACCGCGTACGAGACGGTCGCCCTGCTGCCGCCGGAGTCGGCCACCAGCCCGGCGGCCCGGGCGCTGATCACCCTCCTCGAAACAGGGGGGCTGGCAACACCCCTGGACGGGCCCTGCCCCTCCTGA
- a CDS encoding carotenoid oxygenase family protein gives MAEHTRRTVLRGAAGLAVAGALTGATVRPAAAAAAPDPADRRYPFLEGAFAPVTEELTAFDLPVTGRIPSDLNGRYLRNGPNVLGLEDPRAHHWMLGAGMVHGVRLRDGRAEWYRNRWVRSSQVTAELGETYPGPVPPDDFACNTHVIPYRGRILALQESGPLPYELDGELGTVGSYDFGGSLEGAFTAHTKYDAHADELHAIAYYPTWDHVRHLVVGPAGRVARTTRIPVADAPMMHDFALTENYVVVFDIPVTFDAAAAEAGALVPYVWNREHPARVGVMPRSGGAVRWFGVDPVFYSHTLNAYDEGGPVVIDLTTYPAPFDVAGATTDGPHAVGTARLERWTVDLRRGRVRRRTLDDRPQEFPRVNEELVSRRHRYGYSAAAAEMSVAYLAGDGNPPDRAFSNALLKHDLARGTAEVHRLPRGAAAGEAVFVPGEHGRREDDGYAIAYVHNPDRGAADLLILAAQDFTGEPLARVHLPGRVPLGFHGSWIPDA, from the coding sequence ATGGCGGAACACACACGGCGTACGGTGCTGCGCGGGGCGGCGGGCCTGGCGGTGGCGGGCGCGCTGACGGGAGCGACGGTCCGTCCGGCGGCAGCGGCAGCGGCACCGGACCCGGCGGATCGGCGGTATCCCTTTCTCGAGGGCGCGTTCGCCCCGGTCACCGAGGAGCTCACGGCCTTCGACCTGCCGGTCACCGGCCGCATCCCGAGCGACCTGAACGGCCGTTACCTGCGCAACGGCCCGAACGTGCTCGGCCTGGAGGATCCGCGCGCCCACCACTGGATGCTGGGCGCGGGCATGGTGCACGGGGTACGCCTGCGCGACGGCCGCGCCGAGTGGTACCGCAACCGCTGGGTGCGGTCCTCCCAGGTGACCGCGGAGCTCGGCGAGACCTACCCCGGTCCGGTCCCGCCGGACGACTTCGCCTGCAACACCCATGTCATTCCCTACCGGGGGCGGATCCTCGCACTCCAGGAGAGCGGCCCGCTGCCGTACGAACTCGACGGCGAACTCGGCACGGTGGGCAGCTACGACTTCGGCGGCTCCCTGGAGGGCGCGTTCACCGCGCACACCAAGTACGACGCGCACGCGGACGAGCTGCACGCGATCGCCTACTACCCGACCTGGGACCACGTCCGGCACCTGGTCGTGGGCCCGGCCGGCCGGGTCGCCCGCACCACCCGGATCCCGGTCGCGGACGCGCCGATGATGCACGACTTCGCGCTCACCGAGAACTACGTGGTCGTCTTCGACATCCCGGTCACCTTCGACGCGGCGGCGGCCGAGGCGGGCGCACTGGTGCCGTACGTCTGGAACCGGGAACACCCGGCCCGGGTGGGCGTGATGCCCCGGTCCGGGGGCGCCGTCCGCTGGTTCGGCGTCGACCCGGTCTTCTACTCGCACACGCTCAACGCGTACGACGAGGGCGGGCCCGTGGTGATCGACCTGACGACCTATCCGGCCCCCTTCGACGTCGCGGGCGCCACCACCGACGGCCCGCACGCGGTGGGCACCGCCAGGCTGGAGCGCTGGACGGTCGACCTGCGCCGCGGGCGGGTCCGCAGGCGCACCCTCGACGACCGCCCGCAGGAATTCCCGCGCGTCAACGAGGAGCTGGTGTCCCGCCGGCACCGTTACGGCTACTCGGCGGCCGCCGCCGAGATGTCCGTCGCCTATCTGGCCGGCGACGGCAATCCGCCGGACCGCGCCTTCTCCAACGCCCTCCTCAAGCACGACCTCGCGCGCGGCACCGCCGAGGTGCACCGGCTGCCGAGGGGCGCGGCGGCGGGCGAGGCGGTGTTCGTGCCGGGCGAGCACGGGCGCCGCGAGGACGACGGGTACGCGATCGCCTACGTCCACAACCCGGACCGCGGCGCCGCCGACCTGCTGATCCTCGCCGCGCAGGACTTCACCGGGGAGCCGCTGGCCCGGGTCCACCTGCCGGGCCGGGTGCCGCTCGGTTTCCACGGAAGCTGGATTCCGGACGCATGA